The Ornithinimicrobium humiphilum genome segment GGAGGAGCGTGTCCCGCCCGAGGGCCGGGAGGCGTTGGACCGGGAGGCGGCGCGGCTGTCGGCCTGGCTCGACGGTGAGGTCGTCACCAACGTCTACGCGTCGCGGCTCATGAGGGGCGAGCGGCTGCCCTGACCCCGGTGGCGGTAGGCCCCGAGCCGGGCGTTCCGTCAGGAGGTGGTCGCCACCACGGGGTCACCGACGGCGACCGTCCCCGGCACGACCACGTCGGCGTAGACCGCCAGGCACAGGTCGCGCTCGGCCCCGAGGGGGGTCAGCAGCCGGTCCCTGGGCTCGACGCCGTCCTGGGCGACGTCCACGGTGCGGCAGCGTGGCACCCGCTCCACCACGCGCAGCGTCGCGCCGCCGACGGTGACCTCGCGGCCGACCCACGACTCCTCCTCGAACGGCTCGCTCGTCTCCACCACGAGGTTGACCCGCAGCCGGCGCGGGTCGGCGTCGACGCCCCACTGCTGCCGGCACCACTCCAGGCTCGCGGTGCCGACGAGCGAGACGGCGCCCCCGT includes the following:
- a CDS encoding MOSC domain-containing protein is translated as MSEVVTIRRYPVKAMGGEALERVEVDARGLVGDRWYAVVDTDGRLASAKDSRRFRRRDEVLAYAAATTADGVAVTGAGGGWWAVDDPELDAELSRHTGTGLAVRPEVDVPHQDGGAVSLVGTASLEWCRQQWGVDADPRRLRVNLVVETSEPFEEESWVGREVTVGGATLRVVERVPRCRTVDVAQDGVEPRDRLLTPLGAERDLCLAVYADVVVPGTVAVGDPVVATTS